From Bos taurus isolate L1 Dominette 01449 registration number 42190680 breed Hereford chromosome 29, ARS-UCD2.0, whole genome shotgun sequence, a single genomic window includes:
- the SPATA19 gene encoding spermatogenesis-associated protein 19, mitochondrial precursor: MIITTWIVYILARKGAGLPFPPKVSSDVEVTETEAVSVVQHWLKKTEEEASQEIKEKMSTNFPPMQGQDVHVTRDVVKHHLSKSGLLANQSQEVLEERTRIQFIRWSHTRIFQVPSEARNEAMRDRIEQVRRSICHLSDEISQELRNRNSYSEC, encoded by the exons ATGATAATCACAACATGGATTGTGTACATCCTTGCTCGGAAAGGTGCCGGGCTCCCCTTCCCACCCAAAGTCAGCTCG GATGTGGAAGTTACGGAGACTGAGGCTGTGTCTGTAGTACAGCACTGGTTGAAAAAA ACTGAAGAAGAGGCTTCCCAGGAGATAAAGGAGAAGATGTCCACCAACTTCCCTCCCATGCAAGGCCAAGATGTACATGTGACTAGAGATGTG GTGAAGCACCACCTCTCAAAGTCTGGTTTGTTAGCAAACCAGAGTCAAGAGGTCCTGGAGGAGAGAACAAGAATCCAGTTCATAAGATGGAG CCATACCCGTATCTTCCAAGTGCCGAGCGAGGCAAGAAATGAAGCCATGCGAGATAGGATAGAGCAGGTGAGACGAAG CATATGCCATCTTTCAGATGAAATCTCTCAGGAGCTTCGCAACAGAAATTCCTACTCCGAATGCTGA